One stretch of Amycolatopsis tolypomycina DNA includes these proteins:
- a CDS encoding PaaX family transcriptional regulator, translated as MPHFDETGSGPRPKSVMLTFLGIHLLGRASAIYSGSVIDVFGRVGVSEEAVRSTLTRMAGTGLLTRHRHGRRVYFGLSERLAAVLEDGRRRIWETGAVNRSEDGGWTLVGFSLPDTRRGDRHDLRRQLTWAGFGLLQNGLWVAPGVRDVSAIVEQLGLDGHVTVFTAHPAKPTEAAELVRKAFDTATIASRYHDFMEKWDAGKPSFPDDLTRRLMLHSDWLHVVRRDPHLPAGHLPADWPAIEAETLFRKLDADFRDGADRLAAETLELLPTSG; from the coding sequence GTGCCGCACTTCGACGAGACCGGCTCCGGGCCCCGCCCGAAGTCCGTCATGCTCACCTTCCTGGGCATCCACCTGCTCGGCCGGGCGAGCGCGATCTATTCGGGCAGCGTGATCGACGTGTTCGGCCGGGTCGGCGTCTCGGAGGAAGCGGTCCGCTCGACGCTGACCCGCATGGCGGGCACCGGGTTGCTGACCCGCCACCGGCACGGGCGGAGGGTCTACTTCGGGCTCAGCGAGCGCCTCGCCGCGGTCCTCGAGGACGGCAGGCGGCGGATCTGGGAAACCGGCGCGGTCAACCGGTCGGAAGACGGCGGCTGGACGCTGGTCGGCTTCTCCCTGCCCGACACCCGCCGCGGCGACCGGCACGACCTGCGCCGCCAGCTGACCTGGGCCGGGTTCGGCCTGCTGCAGAACGGGTTGTGGGTCGCCCCGGGCGTCCGCGACGTCTCGGCGATCGTCGAGCAGCTCGGGCTCGACGGGCACGTCACGGTCTTCACGGCGCACCCGGCGAAGCCGACGGAAGCGGCCGAGCTCGTCCGCAAGGCCTTCGACACGGCGACGATCGCTTCGCGCTACCACGACTTCATGGAGAAGTGGGACGCCGGGAAGCCGTCGTTCCCGGACGACCTGACGCGCCGGCTGATGCTGCACTCGGACTGGCTGCACGTCGTCCGCCGCGACCCCCACCTCCCGGCCGGTCACCTGCCGGCGGACTGGCCGGCGATCGAGGCCGAGACGTTGTTCCGCAAGCTGGACGCGGACTTCCGCGACGGCGCGGACCGGCTGGCCGCCGAGACGCTCGAACTGCTGCCGACGTCCGGCTAG
- a CDS encoding MFS transporter translates to MSTQLRRAVASSYLGSLIEYYDFLLYATASAVVFGKVFFADLDPALATVASFGTFATGYLARPLGGLIFGHFGDRLGRKRMLVLTMTLMGLASFLIGLLPGYAQIGAVAPIGLVLLRIVQGIAVGGEWGGAVLMSAEHARSRRGLWAGFTNAGAPSGMVVSTLAMSATAALTSEADFLAWGWRIPFLLSIVLLAIGLFVRSRVDETPAFLAARKEERRRLPVVAVLRDHPRVLLLGIGVGLAAFVVQATLTTFVLAYGVQHGHPRPEMLNALTLSSACAVAGILLWSALSDRIGRRPVVLAGVAAMAVFGFLLFPMVRSDSGFLLVLALVIGQGIIHPMMYGPLAALYSELFDTESRYTGASLGYQLAGLGAGFAPLIFAELQRANGGGSTTPVSWTIAAFCLLSAVCVLALRETHRRDLTPEPGVPAAAQREGHRG, encoded by the coding sequence ATGAGCACTCAGCTCCGCAGAGCGGTTGCGTCCAGCTACCTCGGCAGTCTCATCGAGTACTACGACTTCCTCCTCTACGCCACCGCGAGCGCGGTGGTCTTCGGCAAGGTCTTCTTCGCCGACCTCGATCCGGCTCTGGCCACAGTCGCCAGCTTCGGCACGTTCGCCACCGGCTACCTCGCCCGCCCGCTCGGCGGCCTGATCTTCGGTCACTTCGGCGACCGCCTGGGCCGCAAGCGGATGCTCGTGCTCACCATGACCCTGATGGGCCTCGCGAGCTTCCTCATCGGCCTGCTCCCCGGCTACGCCCAGATCGGCGCGGTCGCCCCGATCGGCCTGGTGCTGCTCCGCATCGTGCAGGGCATCGCGGTCGGCGGCGAGTGGGGCGGCGCCGTGCTGATGTCGGCCGAGCACGCGCGGTCCCGCCGCGGGCTGTGGGCGGGCTTCACCAACGCCGGCGCCCCGAGCGGCATGGTCGTGTCCACGCTGGCCATGTCCGCCACCGCGGCGCTGACGTCCGAAGCGGACTTCCTCGCCTGGGGCTGGCGGATCCCGTTCCTGCTCAGCATCGTCCTGCTCGCGATCGGCCTGTTCGTGCGCTCCCGCGTCGACGAGACGCCCGCGTTCCTGGCCGCCCGCAAGGAAGAACGGCGCCGGCTCCCGGTCGTCGCCGTGCTGCGGGACCACCCGCGCGTGCTGCTGCTCGGCATCGGCGTCGGGCTCGCCGCGTTCGTCGTCCAGGCCACGCTGACCACGTTCGTGCTCGCCTACGGCGTCCAGCACGGGCACCCGCGGCCGGAGATGCTCAACGCGCTCACGCTGTCCTCGGCCTGCGCGGTCGCGGGCATCCTGCTGTGGTCGGCGCTGTCGGACCGGATCGGCCGCCGCCCGGTCGTCCTGGCCGGCGTGGCCGCGATGGCGGTGTTCGGGTTCCTGCTGTTCCCGATGGTCCGCAGCGACAGCGGGTTCCTGCTCGTCCTGGCTCTGGTGATCGGCCAGGGCATCATCCACCCGATGATGTACGGCCCGCTGGCCGCCCTCTACTCCGAGCTGTTCGACACCGAAAGCCGCTACACCGGCGCGTCGCTGGGCTACCAGCTCGCCGGGCTCGGCGCCGGGTTCGCCCCGCTGATCTTCGCCGAGCTCCAGCGCGCCAACGGCGGCGGCTCGACCACCCCCGTGTCGTGGACCATCGCCGCGTTCTGCCTCCTGTCGGCGGTCTGCGTGCTGGCCCTGCGGGAGACCCACCGCCGCGACCTCACCCCCGAGCCGGGTGTCCCCGCGGCCGCCCAGCGGGAAGGACACCGAGGATGA
- a CDS encoding alpha/beta hydrolase: MSRWLRRVGALVVTTLTAIGLTTGSTAQAATPTHYTGQLPDGATWVADVPAAWNGTVILYSHGFGPLEARNAPDEPTGQALLDAGYALIGSSYSGPSWWALASAPRDQFASLDELVRKIGEPRRTIAWGTSMGGLVSALEAESGHRRLDGALTTCGLVAGALNLNNYQLDGEYALSRLLSPAQPVKLVRFANADEANASGAALTKLVTDAQATAAGRARIALGAALMNTPTWLAGDAPPGPADYLGQEQQQQQALAQFVLGFVVSGRYQVELAAGGNSAFTRGVDYRALLSGSPLARQVRALYRAAGLDLDAELGELTRHADITPDPQAIATLARTSQATGRLRVPSLAIHTTADHLVPVEQENWYAGRVRAAGREPLLRQAYVGAAGHCAFQPSETIAALHALESRIETGRWPDLRPERLNAAAAALGAPGRYLGYSPAPLTGAGHR, translated from the coding sequence ATGAGCAGGTGGCTCCGCCGCGTCGGCGCCCTTGTCGTCACGACACTGACCGCGATCGGCCTGACCACCGGCAGCACGGCACAGGCCGCCACCCCCACGCACTACACCGGGCAGCTGCCCGACGGCGCGACCTGGGTGGCGGACGTGCCGGCCGCGTGGAACGGGACGGTCATCCTCTACAGCCACGGCTTCGGGCCACTGGAGGCGCGCAACGCGCCGGACGAGCCGACCGGGCAGGCCCTGCTCGACGCCGGCTACGCGCTGATCGGCTCGTCCTACAGCGGCCCGTCGTGGTGGGCGCTCGCCTCCGCCCCGCGTGACCAGTTCGCCTCCCTCGACGAGCTCGTGCGGAAGATCGGCGAGCCTCGCCGCACCATCGCGTGGGGCACGTCGATGGGCGGGCTGGTGAGCGCCCTCGAAGCGGAGTCCGGCCACCGGCGGCTCGACGGCGCGCTGACGACGTGCGGCCTGGTCGCCGGCGCGCTGAACCTGAACAACTACCAGCTCGACGGCGAATACGCGTTGTCGCGCCTGCTCTCCCCGGCCCAGCCGGTGAAGCTGGTCCGCTTCGCGAACGCCGACGAGGCGAACGCGTCGGGGGCGGCGCTGACGAAGCTCGTCACCGACGCCCAGGCCACCGCGGCCGGCCGGGCCCGGATCGCCCTCGGCGCGGCGCTGATGAACACGCCGACGTGGCTGGCCGGCGACGCCCCGCCCGGCCCGGCCGACTACCTGGGCCAGGAACAGCAACAACAGCAGGCGCTGGCCCAGTTCGTGCTCGGGTTCGTCGTCTCCGGCCGCTACCAGGTCGAGCTCGCGGCGGGCGGCAACAGCGCGTTCACCCGCGGTGTGGACTACCGAGCGCTGTTGTCGGGCAGCCCGCTGGCCCGCCAGGTCCGGGCGCTGTACCGGGCGGCGGGCCTCGATCTGGACGCCGAGCTGGGCGAGCTGACCCGCCACGCGGACATCACGCCCGACCCGCAGGCGATCGCCACGCTGGCCCGCACGTCGCAGGCGACCGGGCGGCTTCGCGTGCCCTCGCTGGCCATCCACACCACGGCGGACCACCTGGTGCCGGTCGAGCAGGAGAACTGGTACGCCGGCCGGGTCCGGGCGGCGGGCCGGGAACCGTTGCTGCGCCAGGCGTACGTGGGCGCGGCGGGGCACTGCGCGTTCCAGCCGTCGGAGACCATCGCGGCGCTGCACGCCCTGGAGTCCCGGATCGAGACGGGCCGGTGGCCCGACCTGCGGCCCGAGCGCCTCAACGCGGCCGCCGCCGCACTCGGCGCACCGGGGCGGTATCTCGGGTACAGCCCGGCACCGCTCACCGGCGCGGGTCACCGCTGA
- a CDS encoding NAD(P)-dependent oxidoreductase — MNLTVLAASGRTGLALTREALRRGHTVTAIARDPGRITVPPSARLHTVAGDAEDAATLAITAGTTVLSGLGTDRAGVLAAGAKAVVAARPRRIIWLGAYGTGESAEVAGEAAAALSKLLGDRLADKIEADTTILTAGGTVFHAGLLTDGPESPRRRTVALAAGPPLDFEAVISRATVAAAMLDEAETPRFPGTIALPLPT, encoded by the coding sequence ATGAACCTCACCGTCCTCGCGGCGTCCGGCCGCACCGGACTCGCGCTCACCCGGGAAGCCTTGCGGCGCGGGCACACCGTCACCGCGATCGCCCGCGATCCCGGCCGGATCACCGTTCCCCCGTCGGCGCGGCTGCACACCGTGGCGGGCGACGCCGAGGACGCGGCGACCCTGGCGATCACCGCGGGCACGACCGTCCTTTCCGGACTCGGCACGGACCGGGCGGGCGTGCTGGCGGCGGGCGCGAAGGCCGTGGTCGCCGCCCGGCCACGGCGGATCATCTGGCTCGGCGCGTACGGCACGGGCGAGTCGGCGGAGGTGGCCGGCGAGGCGGCCGCGGCACTGTCGAAGCTGCTGGGCGACCGGCTGGCCGACAAGATCGAAGCCGACACCACGATCCTCACGGCCGGCGGCACGGTGTTCCACGCGGGCCTGCTCACCGACGGCCCGGAAAGCCCCCGGCGCCGGACGGTCGCACTGGCGGCCGGCCCCCCGCTGGACTTCGAGGCGGTGATCAGCCGCGCAACGGTCGCCGCGGCGATGCTCGACGAGGCCGAGACACCCCGCTTCCCGGGCACGATCGCCCTCCCACTCCCCACCTGA
- a CDS encoding transposase — MPAPHPPEFRQRAVELARLGDKPVAALAKDLGISESCLRNWMAQADADENGSTTKLTSAEKKELAELRRKNRQLEMENEILKRAAAYFARENILPK, encoded by the coding sequence ATGCCTGCACCACACCCGCCTGAGTTCCGTCAGCGCGCCGTCGAGCTGGCCCGCCTCGGCGACAAACCGGTCGCCGCGCTGGCCAAGGACCTGGGGATCAGCGAGTCCTGCCTGCGCAACTGGATGGCCCAGGCCGACGCCGACGAGAACGGCTCAACCACAAAGCTGACCAGTGCGGAGAAGAAGGAGCTTGCCGAGCTGCGCCGGAAGAACCGGCAGCTTGAGATGGAGAATGAGATCCTGAAACGCGCGGCGGCGTACTTCGCGCGGGAGAACATCCTCCCAAAGTAA
- a CDS encoding IS3 family transposase produces the protein MSRSGYYEWRDRPPSTREAENTVLLKHIEQIHADSRGTYGSPRVHAELMLGLGMPVNLKRVERLMREAGIQGLYRRRRHHTTVRDPAGQPSADLVNRQFTVDAPDRLWITDIERHEALLNREEVQDLLRSAVAAVG, from the coding sequence GTGTCCCGCTCCGGATACTACGAATGGCGCGACCGGCCGCCCTCGACCCGAGAGGCGGAGAACACGGTACTGCTGAAACACATCGAACAGATCCACGCCGATTCCCGCGGCACCTACGGCTCACCGCGCGTGCACGCCGAACTCATGCTCGGTCTGGGGATGCCGGTCAACCTCAAACGGGTCGAGCGGCTCATGCGCGAGGCCGGGATCCAGGGCCTCTACCGGCGCCGCCGGCACCACACCACAGTCCGTGACCCGGCCGGGCAACCCAGCGCCGACCTGGTCAACCGCCAGTTCACCGTCGACGCCCCGGACCGGTTGTGGATCACCGACATCGAGCGCCACGAGGCGCTGTTGAACCGTGAGGAGGTGCAAGACCTTCTCCGCTCTGCTGTCGCAGCGGTGGGGTGA
- the ltrA gene encoding group II intron reverse transcriptase/maturase, whose amino-acid sequence MNIGAPWPGLDEAEMRVRVMQRKLHRWAMADPGRRFDDLRNLVYDPAFLVVAWNRVRGNKGARTAGVDGIAPRDVGFAAWELLEELRAELKANRFVPRRVREKAIPKASGKLRRLGIPTTADRVVQAALKLVLEPIFEADFKPCSYGFRPRRRAQDAIAEIHYLASPTRNYEWVFEADIEACFDEISHPALMDRVRDRIADKRVLAWITAFLRAGVLTEDGRNRETITGTPQGGILSPLLANIALSVLDEHFTRKWQALGPDWTRSKHRRAGGAVMKLVRFADDFVVMLAGQRADAEALWDEVTAVLAPMGLSLSVEKTRVCHIDEGFDFLGWRIQRRAWRNRTGKRAVYTYPSKKALASIVDKIRALTRRRNHRTLADLLHRLNPVLRGWCNYFRHGVSSRTFGYIDHFAVWRIIGWLRKRHLGLNMHTVIRRFLPGWQIRAGSIEMFRPETVTITRYRYRGARIPTPWSQTDTSGSPAPAA is encoded by the coding sequence GTGAATATCGGCGCTCCGTGGCCCGGCCTCGATGAGGCCGAGATGCGGGTACGGGTGATGCAGAGGAAGCTGCACCGATGGGCGATGGCCGATCCTGGCCGTCGGTTTGATGATCTCCGGAACCTCGTCTACGACCCGGCTTTTCTGGTTGTGGCTTGGAACCGGGTGCGGGGCAACAAAGGTGCACGAACGGCTGGAGTCGACGGCATTGCACCACGCGATGTTGGCTTCGCCGCGTGGGAACTGCTCGAGGAGCTGCGAGCTGAGCTCAAAGCGAATCGGTTTGTTCCTCGGCGGGTGCGGGAGAAGGCAATCCCGAAAGCGTCGGGCAAGCTCCGGCGCTTGGGGATCCCAACGACCGCGGACCGCGTCGTGCAGGCTGCGTTGAAGCTGGTGCTCGAGCCGATCTTCGAGGCGGATTTCAAGCCGTGTTCCTACGGTTTCCGCCCGAGACGCCGGGCTCAGGACGCGATCGCCGAAATTCACTACCTCGCCTCACCCACGCGCAACTACGAGTGGGTGTTCGAGGCGGACATCGAAGCGTGCTTCGATGAGATCTCACACCCAGCCTTGATGGACCGGGTGCGGGATCGGATCGCGGACAAACGAGTCCTGGCCTGGATCACGGCGTTCCTGCGGGCAGGCGTCCTCACCGAGGACGGCCGCAACCGCGAGACGATCACCGGTACACCCCAGGGCGGGATCCTGTCACCGCTGCTGGCCAACATCGCCCTGTCCGTCCTGGACGAGCACTTCACCCGCAAGTGGCAAGCGCTCGGCCCGGATTGGACGCGCAGCAAGCACCGACGTGCCGGCGGCGCGGTCATGAAGCTCGTCCGTTTCGCGGACGACTTCGTGGTCATGCTGGCCGGGCAACGCGCCGATGCCGAAGCGCTCTGGGACGAGGTCACCGCAGTGCTCGCGCCGATGGGCCTGAGCCTGTCGGTCGAGAAGACCAGGGTCTGCCACATCGATGAGGGGTTCGATTTCCTTGGCTGGCGCATCCAGCGCCGCGCTTGGCGGAACCGAACCGGCAAACGAGCTGTCTATACCTATCCGTCGAAGAAGGCACTTGCCTCGATCGTGGACAAGATACGGGCGCTCACCCGCCGTCGGAATCATCGGACACTTGCCGACCTGCTGCACCGTCTCAACCCGGTGCTGCGGGGATGGTGCAACTACTTCCGTCACGGGGTGTCGTCCCGGACGTTCGGCTATATCGACCATTTCGCCGTCTGGCGAATCATCGGCTGGCTCCGGAAACGACACCTCGGACTGAACATGCACACTGTTATCCGGCGCTTCCTGCCAGGCTGGCAGATCCGAGCCGGAAGTATTGAGATGTTCCGACCGGAAACCGTAACAATTACGCGTTACCGGTATCGGGGCGCTCGCATCCCCACACCATGGTCGCAAACAGACACATCAGGCTCACCCGCACCAGCGGCATGA
- a CDS encoding IS3 family transposase, whose protein sequence is MNTWRAGCGDESHVRFGGRARETDQQKRWNRARVRPYTEHPTEEGRVYCAAVMDAYSRLIIGWSIAGHMRTELVTDALGMAILRRQPENDTTILHSDHGSQYTSWAFGQRLRNAGLLASMGTVGDCYDNAMMESFWGTLQLELLDSRTWKNRDELANAIFEWIECWYNPKRRHSKIGMHSPATFEALNQPPHAAP, encoded by the coding sequence ATGAACACGTGGAGAGCCGGATGCGGCGACGAGTCGCACGTCCGGTTCGGAGGGCGGGCACGGGAAACGGACCAGCAGAAACGCTGGAACCGCGCCCGTGTCCGACCCTACACCGAACACCCCACCGAGGAGGGCCGGGTCTACTGCGCCGCGGTCATGGACGCCTATTCCCGGCTCATCATCGGCTGGTCCATCGCCGGCCATATGCGCACCGAACTGGTCACCGACGCCCTCGGTATGGCCATCCTGCGCCGCCAGCCGGAAAACGACACCACCATTCTACATTCCGACCACGGCTCGCAATATACCTCGTGGGCATTCGGGCAACGTCTCCGCAATGCCGGACTGCTCGCGTCCATGGGCACAGTCGGCGACTGTTACGACAATGCCATGATGGAATCGTTCTGGGGCACTCTTCAGCTTGAACTTCTCGACTCGAGAACGTGGAAAAACCGAGACGAACTTGCCAATGCGATATTCGAATGGATAGAGTGCTGGTACAACCCGAAGCGGAGACATTCCAAGATCGGGATGCACAGCCCCGCCACGTTTGAGGCCCTCAACCAGCCACCACACGCGGCACCCTGA
- a CDS encoding LysR family transcriptional regulator, translating into MQAFEQLGEAGLAGRGGVAGQHPRPGVPDGSGGGGEQVLAHGFSCGCLAGVQLDLNLLTVLDALLEEGSVMGAAERLHLSSPAVSRTLGRLRAVTGDDILVRTGHTMAPTPYAVAVREDVHRLVRQARAVLQPARELNLGELDRTFTIQCHDALAASVVPVLAGRLQERAPGVRLRVLAEHSADTDDLRHGRVDVELGGARPQLPEFRSAVLGHDPLVVAMRRGHPAAEGLDLREFAAHPHVLVSRRGRLTAPIDDVLAEEGLRRRVIASVATLATALQLAVRSDALVSCTAVLGRPLIDAFGLITHPLPAESPAAEICCTWHQRYDSDPAHAWLRDQVRAALEEITAGR; encoded by the coding sequence GTGCAGGCTTTCGAGCAGCTCGGCGAGGCCGGGCTGGCGGGCCGCGGGGGAGTAGCGGGCCAGCATCCGCGCCCCGGCGTCCCGGACGGCAGTGGTGGTGGCGGCGAGCAGGTCCTGGCTCATGGGTTCTCCTGTGGTTGTCTTGCTGGCGTGCAACTCGACTTGAACTTGCTCACGGTGCTCGACGCGCTGCTCGAGGAGGGCAGCGTGATGGGCGCGGCCGAGCGGCTGCACCTGTCGTCGCCGGCGGTCAGCCGCACCCTCGGCAGGCTCCGCGCGGTGACCGGCGACGACATCCTGGTCCGCACCGGCCACACGATGGCGCCCACGCCGTACGCGGTGGCCGTCCGCGAAGACGTGCACCGGCTGGTCAGGCAGGCGCGGGCGGTCCTGCAGCCGGCCCGCGAGCTGAACCTCGGCGAGCTGGACCGCACGTTCACGATCCAGTGCCACGACGCGCTCGCGGCCTCGGTGGTCCCGGTCCTGGCCGGCCGGCTCCAGGAACGGGCGCCGGGCGTGCGGCTGCGGGTGCTCGCCGAGCACTCCGCCGACACCGACGACCTGCGCCACGGCCGCGTCGACGTCGAACTCGGTGGTGCCCGGCCGCAGCTGCCCGAGTTCCGCTCGGCGGTGCTCGGGCACGACCCCCTGGTGGTGGCGATGCGCCGGGGTCACCCCGCGGCCGAGGGACTCGACCTGCGGGAGTTCGCGGCGCACCCGCACGTCCTGGTCTCCCGCCGCGGCCGGCTCACCGCCCCGATCGACGACGTGCTGGCCGAGGAAGGCCTGCGCCGCCGGGTGATCGCCTCGGTGGCGACCCTCGCGACGGCCCTGCAGCTGGCGGTACGCAGCGACGCGCTGGTCAGCTGCACGGCGGTGCTCGGCCGGCCGTTGATCGACGCCTTCGGGCTGATCACCCACCCCCTGCCGGCCGAGTCCCCGGCGGCGGAGATCTGCTGCACGTGGCACCAGCGCTACGACTCCGACCCGGCGCACGCATGGCTCCGCGACCAGGTCAGGGCGGCCCTCGAGGAGATCACGGCCGGCCGCTGA
- a CDS encoding inositol monophosphatase family protein: MGGNVNAVHGMPGWNIGVSLVRDGRPVLAVLYFPVADELFTATEGGGAHLNGERLRVSAKTALDGALAGTGQAQPGHDAALFARMGDSFAAMSAAALYVRISVPVTHQLAQVAAGRMDLHWQFDNVRSHAAGVLLVQEAGGVVTDLDGGPWDIAGTSYLAAAPGVHAAALRVLTA, encoded by the coding sequence ATGGGCGGCAACGTCAACGCCGTGCACGGCATGCCCGGCTGGAACATCGGCGTGAGCCTCGTCCGCGACGGGCGCCCGGTGCTGGCCGTGCTGTACTTCCCGGTGGCGGACGAGCTGTTCACCGCCACCGAAGGCGGCGGAGCCCACCTCAACGGCGAACGGCTGCGGGTCTCCGCCAAGACGGCACTGGACGGCGCGCTGGCGGGCACCGGCCAGGCCCAGCCGGGCCACGACGCCGCCCTCTTCGCGCGGATGGGCGACTCGTTCGCCGCGATGTCGGCCGCGGCCTTGTACGTGCGGATCTCGGTGCCGGTCACCCACCAGCTCGCCCAGGTCGCCGCGGGCCGGATGGACCTGCACTGGCAGTTCGACAACGTGCGGTCGCACGCCGCCGGCGTCCTGCTGGTCCAGGAAGCCGGCGGCGTCGTCACGGACCTCGACGGCGGCCCGTGGGACATCGCGGGGACGAGCTACCTCGCCGCCGCGCCCGGGGTGCACGCCGCCGCGCTGCGGGTCCTCACCGCGTGA
- a CDS encoding extracellular catalytic domain type 1 short-chain-length polyhydroxyalkanoate depolymerase produces MSGFRTAFVTIASALLMAVTSVVVPSTASAAALVEVTGFGNNPGGMRMHVYVPDRRPANPAIVVAMHGCGGSGPGFYSGSEFASLADRYGFLVIYPSAQQQAGFGKCFDTWSDAAKRRGGGSDPVSIVSMVTYAQQRYGGDPNRVFATGSSSGGMMTNEMLALYPDVFKAGAAFMGVPFACFANAADFPPWSSKCTGSGGANRTPQQWGDAVRAAYPGYTGARPRVQLWHGTADTLVPYSLLQEEIEQWTNVFGLSQAPTSTDTPQANWNRRRYADKVEAYSIQGAGHSLPSAGMAAAAIAFFGLS; encoded by the coding sequence ATGAGTGGATTCAGAACGGCGTTCGTGACCATCGCCAGTGCCCTGCTGATGGCCGTCACCTCGGTGGTGGTGCCGTCGACGGCGTCGGCCGCCGCGCTGGTGGAAGTGACCGGCTTCGGGAACAACCCGGGCGGGATGCGCATGCACGTCTACGTGCCGGACAGGCGGCCCGCCAACCCCGCGATCGTCGTCGCCATGCACGGCTGCGGCGGCTCGGGACCCGGCTTCTACTCCGGCAGCGAGTTCGCCTCGCTCGCCGACCGCTACGGGTTCCTCGTCATCTACCCCAGCGCCCAGCAGCAGGCCGGCTTCGGCAAGTGCTTCGACACGTGGTCGGACGCGGCGAAGCGGCGGGGCGGCGGCAGCGACCCGGTGTCGATCGTCTCGATGGTGACGTACGCGCAGCAGCGCTACGGCGGCGACCCGAACCGCGTCTTCGCCACCGGGTCGTCGTCGGGCGGCATGATGACCAACGAAATGCTCGCCCTGTACCCCGACGTGTTCAAGGCGGGCGCGGCGTTCATGGGCGTGCCCTTCGCGTGCTTCGCGAACGCGGCGGACTTCCCGCCGTGGAGCAGCAAGTGCACCGGCAGCGGCGGCGCGAACCGCACGCCCCAGCAGTGGGGTGACGCCGTCCGCGCGGCCTACCCCGGGTACACCGGCGCGCGCCCGCGCGTCCAGCTGTGGCACGGCACCGCCGACACGCTCGTGCCGTATTCGCTGCTGCAGGAGGAAATCGAGCAGTGGACGAACGTGTTCGGCCTGAGCCAGGCGCCGACGTCCACCGACACCCCGCAGGCGAACTGGAACCGCCGCCGGTACGCCGACAAGGTCGAGGCCTACAGCATCCAGGGTGCCGGGCACAGCCTGCCGTCGGCCGGGATGGCGGCCGCCGCCATCGCCTTCTTCGGCCTGTCCTGA
- a CDS encoding PaaX family transcriptional regulator, with product MLEAAGWAEEEGAPGVRPEALLLTLFGDHVLDRGIAVSTGGVIAVLDRLGVGEHATRATLSRMSRRDLLRTVRRGRQAFLALTAHGTAVLRDGQRKLDGDVVDRHWDGRWTLLTFSVPESRRADRYALRTRLGWFGFGPLRSGLWVSASAADISAALAELDLLDHAEVFRAEPFMWTDPARIAREAWDLPRIAAGYEQFLRRWGSRAPEDLGDALSCRIRLGAEWLLLIRRDPVLPPALLPPDWPGTRAAALFRTLRRQWTQPAEGLAGELLEFLVED from the coding sequence ATGCTCGAAGCGGCCGGCTGGGCGGAGGAGGAGGGCGCACCGGGCGTGCGGCCCGAGGCCCTGTTGCTCACCCTGTTCGGCGACCACGTGCTGGACCGCGGGATCGCCGTGTCGACGGGCGGGGTCATCGCCGTCCTCGACCGGCTCGGCGTCGGCGAGCACGCCACCCGGGCGACGCTCAGCAGGATGAGCCGCCGCGACCTGCTCCGCACCGTCCGCCGGGGCCGCCAGGCGTTCCTGGCCCTGACCGCGCACGGCACGGCGGTGCTGCGCGACGGGCAGCGCAAGCTCGACGGCGACGTCGTCGACCGGCACTGGGACGGCCGGTGGACGCTGCTGACGTTCTCGGTCCCGGAATCCCGCCGCGCGGACCGGTACGCGCTGCGCACCCGCCTGGGCTGGTTCGGGTTCGGCCCGCTGCGCAGCGGCCTGTGGGTCTCGGCGTCGGCGGCGGACATCTCGGCGGCGCTGGCCGAGCTCGACCTGCTCGACCACGCCGAGGTGTTCCGCGCCGAGCCGTTCATGTGGACCGACCCCGCCCGCATCGCCCGCGAAGCCTGGGACCTCCCCCGGATCGCGGCGGGCTACGAGCAATTCCTCCGCCGCTGGGGCTCACGCGCCCCCGAAGACCTCGGCGACGCCCTGTCGTGCCGCATCCGCCTGGGCGCGGAGTGGCTCCTGCTGATCCGCCGCGACCCGGTCCTGCCGCCGGCCCTGCTGCCACCGGACTGGCCGGGCACCAGGGCGGCGGCTTTGTTCCGCACCCTGCGGAGGCAGTGGACGCAGCCGGCCGAAGGGTTGGCGGGCGAGCTGCTGGAGTTCCTCGTGGAGGACTGA